From a region of the Salvelinus alpinus chromosome 2, SLU_Salpinus.1, whole genome shotgun sequence genome:
- the LOC139567844 gene encoding heme oxygenase-like, with translation METEKKMQTQVELTDSDLSEQIKAVTKDSHVRAENTELMLAYQRGNVSLTQYKLLLCSLYEIYQALEEALDNNSNHPSVAPIYFPLELARLESVERDLEHFYGQDWREKIVVPAATKIYAHRLRQIGKDNPEYLVAHAYTRYLGDLSGGQVLGRITQKSLGLKGGEGLSFFSFPGVSSPNLFKQLYRSRMNSIELEEEERKGMLEEAVRAFELNIQVFDDLQKMVSVTERESELMHTTTRNRCTRHTSTHSKLADGEKLTARSLQIQTSLVDASPLFRMVLGICVALATVGMGIYAF, from the exons atggagacagagaagaAGATGCAGACACAAGTGGAGCTCACAGACAG tgATCTGTCTGAGCAGATTAAAGCTGTAACCAAGGACAGCCATGTCAGAGCAGAGAACACTGAGCTGATGCTGGCCTACCAGAGAGGAAACGTCAGTCTGACACAGTACAAG CTTCTCCTGTGCTCCCTCTATGAGATCTATCAAGCACTAGAGGAAGCTCTGGACAACAACTCCAACCACCCGAGTGTCGCGCCTATATACTTCCCCCTGGAACTAGCACGGCTGGAGTCAGTGGAGAGAGACCTGGAGCATTTCTATGGGCAGGACTGGAGAGAGAAGATTGTTGTACCGGCTGCCACTAAAATATATGCCCATAGACTCAGACAG aTTGGCAAAGACAACCCTGAGTACCTAGTGGCCCACGCATACACCCGCTACCTCGGCGACCTATCTGGCGGACAAGTCCTTGGCCGCATTACCCAGAAGTCTCTGGGGCTGAAGGGTGGCGAGGGTCTGTCGTTCTTTTCCTTCCCGGGCGTGAGCAGCCCCAACCTGTTCAAACAGCTGTACAGGAGTAGAATGAACAGCAtagagctggaggaggaggagaggaaaggaatgcTGGAGGAGGCTGTCAGAGCCTTCGAGTTGAACATCCag GTCTTTGACGATCTTCAGAAGATGGtgtctgtgacagagagggaaagtGAGCTCATGCATACGACAACCAGAAATAGATGCACAAGACACACGTCGACACACTCCAAACTGGCTGATG GAGAGAAACTGACGGCTAGATCCCTTCAGATCCAGACCAGTCTGGTCGACGCATCACCCCTCTTCAGAATGGTGCTGGGGATCTGTGTAGCCCTGGCAACGGTTGGCATGGGAATCTATGCTTTCTAA
- the rnf11a gene encoding RING finger protein 11a yields the protein MGNCLSSQGADDLSLLNESQEASVPGEPPPPYQERVQAPVYHPTPSQTCLASQLTEEEQVRIAQRIGLIHHLPRGIFDPGSEPSDKKVKECAICMNDFEYGDPIRFLPCLHIYHVDCIDTWLMRSFTCPSCMEPVDAALLSSYETN from the exons ATGGGGAACTGTTTGTCTTCTCAAGGCGCCGACGATTTGTCTCTCCTCAACGAGTCCCAGGAAGCCAGTGTTCCAGGGGAGCCTCCACCGCCTTACCAG GAGCGTGTCCAGGCGCCAGTGTACCACCCCACCCCCAGTCAGACGTGCCTGGCCAGCCAGCTGACAGAGGAGGAGCAGGTCCGTATCGCCCAGCGGATTGGCCTCATCCACCACCTCCCCAGAGGCATCTTTGACCCCGGCTCTGAGCCCTCTGACAAGAAAGTCAAAGA GTGTGCGATCTGCATGAATGACTTTGAGTACGGCGACCCCATCCGGTTCCTTCCCTGCCTACACATCTACCACGTGGACTGCATCGACACCTGGCTGATGAGGTCCTTCACCTGTCCTTCCTGTATGGAGCCTGTGGATGCCGCACTGCTCTCCTCCTATGAGACCAACTGA